The following proteins are encoded in a genomic region of Colletotrichum higginsianum IMI 349063 chromosome 9, whole genome shotgun sequence:
- a CDS encoding UDP-galactopyranose mutase, with translation MADIKVDVLVIGAGPTGLGAAKRLNQINGPSWLLVDSAEKAGGLAGTDTTPEGFLYDVGGHVIFSHYKYFDDCIEEALPKEDDWFTHQRISYVRYKGLWVPYPFQNNISMLPKEDQVKCMNGLIDAALECRVANTKPKDFDEWILRNCGEGVADIFMRPYNYKVWAVPTTKMQCQWLGERVAAPNLKLVTENVVLNKVAGNWGPNATFKFPARDGTGGIWIAVANTLPKEKTRYGQKGTVEKVDADKKVVTLADGTTVQYGKLISTMNVDQLVERMGNQELVSLSKGLFYSSTHVIGVGIRGERPERIGDKCWLYFPEDNCPFYRATIFSNYSPHNQPEAGKKLPTLYLANGQKAASTEAQEGPYWSIMLEVSESSMKPVDQEKILEQCIQGLINTEMIKPEDEIVSTYHRRFNHGYPTPSLEREGVLKDLLPKLLDQGIYSRGRFGSWRYEVGNQDHSFMLGVEAADNIVNGAVELTLNYPDFVNSRKNEERRLAQTFAFGALPSHSK, from the exons ATGGCTGACAT TAAGGTTGATGTCTTGGTTATCGGCGCTGGCCCGACCGGTCTTGGTGCTGCGAAGCGCCTGAACCAGATT AACGGCCCCTCATGGCTGCTTGTTGActccgccgagaaggccggtGGTCTTGCCGGCACCGACACTACTCCCGAGGGCTTC CTCTACGATGTCGGCGGCCACGTCATCTTCTCCCACTACAAATACTTCGACGACTGCATCGAGGAGGCGCTCCCCAAGGAGGATGACTGGTTCACGCATCAGCGCATCTCCTACGTCCGCTACAAGGGCCTCTGGGTCCCCTACCCCTTCCAGAACAACATCTCCATGTTGCCCAAGGAGGACCAGGTCAAGTGCATGAACGGCCTCATCGACGCTGCCCTCGAGTGCCGCGTCGCCAACACCAAGCCCAAGGACTTCGACGAGTGGATTCTGCGTAACTGTGGTGAGGGTGTTGCCGACATCTTCATGCGCCCTTACAACTACAAGGTTTGGGCTGTCCCCACGACCAAG ATGCAGTGCCAGTGGCTCGGAGAGCGTGTCGCCGCACCCAACCTGAAGCTCGTCACCGAGAACGTCGTTTTGAACAAGGTCGCTGGTAACTGGGGCCCCAATGCCACCTTCAAGTTCCCCGCCCGCGACGGAACCGGTGGTATTTggatcgccgtcgccaacaCCCTCCCCAAGGAGAAGACGCGCTACGGCCAAAAGGGCACCGTCGAGAAGGTTGACGCCGACAAAAAGGtcgtcaccctcgccgacggtACCACCGTCCAGTACGGCAAGCTCATCTCGACGATGAATGTCGACCAGCTCGTCGAGCGCATGGGCAACCAAGAGCTCGTCAGTCTGTCCAAGGGCCTGTTCTACTCGTCGACCCATGTCATCGGTGTCGGTATCCGCGGCGAGCGCCCTGAGCGCATCGGTGACAAGTGCTGGCTGTACTTCCCGGAGGACAACTGCCCCTTCTACCGCGCTACCATCTTCTCCAACTACTCCCCTCACAACCagcccgaggccggcaagaagCTGCCAACACTGTACTTGGCCAATGGCCAGAAGGCCGCGTCGaccgaggcccaggagggCCCTTACTGGTCCATCATGCTCGAGGTCTCCGAGTCCTCGATGAAGCCTGTTGATCAGGAGAAGATCCTTGAGCAGTGTATTCAAGGCCTCATCAACACCGAGATGAtcaagcccgaggacgagatcgtCTCCACCTACCACCGCCGCTTCAACCACGGCTACCCGACTCCCTCGCTCGAGAGAGAGGGTGTCCTCAAGGACCTCCTCCCCAAGCTTCTTGACCAGGGCATCTACTCCCGCGGCCGCTTTGGCAGCTGGAGATACGAGGTTGGCAACCAGGACCACTCGTTCATGCTCGGTGTCGAGGCTGCGGACAACATtgtcaacggcgccgtcgagctcaCGCTCAACTACCCCGACTTCGTCAACAGCCGCAAGAACGAGGAGCGCCGCCTGGCCCAGACATTTGCCTTTGGTGCCCTGCCCTCGCACAGCAAGTAA
- a CDS encoding Hsp90-like protein — MDGTAIGSEDHFDPPSRLFERLRQIAGYTWDESRLPFHTSYDIWHVCGTRFVSPYPPSSSSSHPASSPGSAARLQSGRPSPSEHASSSSLHSGLPSDASSDFSAASPPINPSGAAEISYVEEPVVARVSYHVLREERAFHIAKNLFATADPQGHHIVKPLDLIRLAPHPGDRGSIVVAIYQHPGQNYLFDLMDMGPAFYKARKVDDRYEAYRRTKFRLQPPIDLQYFLDFAIGASQCLEILHYGQVITHGEIRPDAFHFNIETNSVKLINFGTGTRSFEGGLSSTSWSSLSKELGAKNKLLYISPEQTGRMPAEPDSRTDIYSLGVVFWTLLTQQPVFEGETPLDIVQGVLGRRIPNLSQVRLDIPDVIGRIIQKCTAKTVADRYHSASGLKHDLLKVQQFLTDGDWLALKEWKIGEKDISSFFILPSMMIGRQKERADLVRVIERVAKTHSMNQRSPNNRFSDGSQLSVELPDCGDLSSEGASSAEGTTRRSGSFTHTTSSDPRQSRASFVPSVLSDTQTISGDTIASSNSGPFGRMTRPWERQWERHQSVSIETRSLADGIGTPTDSNRLSAVESSSSSLSRQLGSAKFRRRGHCEIVLVEGAGGLGKSCLYQSVLAEARRRGYCATAKFDTARRTAFGPLLKLLSSLFKQVFGERNTDTQFHQALKQYVRPVWPTLHKVLGLPDFLIGALDTSVPRSVSITQSVTQTRHIRAGLKRRGSSPGSSPGRLTKPAVISSQASQDFLRAGGATKTMRLMNTFLDVLRMFTSHKFICFVLDDLHFADDESMELITQIIGARMKMVVIITYRPEELSPERVQSIIQAPESEGEQARRPSRTALCANGTAEFPRSGGPVVTRIKLSPLGEDDIIQYVATTLCRPKEEVLPLALVIQSKTAGNPFYMREMLSACYRKKCIWYDYRDSNWHFDLDRLFEHFKGASDYDILDTGFITRRLNELPPASRAMLAWAALLGSSFSFELISRLMSGEFQYDDEDENETMCRGVGNEQYHARYSQQEAIDGLQAAVQAYIIVPSETDDRFRFAHDRFIQASAALKECNARKMHFVIAQTLLKYYSADPRAKDNTASHICESVDIIKKRIPRRQSYRKLLFESAQAAVENCARPTASKLYSTAVALLQPDPWDDELEDVSYDETMQLHLRAAECYLYMGNHAAANALLENVFQCARTPLDKAPAYVLQSRTLAQSGNAKGALASLKECLHALDVEFDDNPTFEKCDDQFEKMSVRIQTMDKNELMNPPQSQDPGLPSVGAVLAETVSAAWWSDYLRFYHLSLVMLDLHLTRGAFPQSGMAFLHLGLIALARFNMVSFAVEVGNVCIELLDRYRDPFSMARGYMLYANFIGHVQIPVAVALSHLEGSVDYAAAAGDRISSILSFGLAAQLKFFASENCSDLEAFCRYGCEEIPNWQQDTRGGTLLISIRQACRALQGKTRTTESLEVMTDEQHSSANYKLWLRANTQNGNRSILWYESIEIVPLFIYGHYDRAIEIGQACYEAIQNLWSARNSRLVMFFYGLALAGSMVRKLNDPRLDPGSLTDETEDTLHKLRELTKRIKEWEVYTEVNYMSWSRILEAQTAELTGDYGGAVKLYEEALDNAEEHNYLFEAALGNTLMAGTLVRRKARRLARSALRDAIAFYRQFGAVAVADRLEEEHAVLLHSPARNPRTTDVAVQTDFAGDSGTVDYRAVEGEEGPDGLQQSNHTAIADIKGERIGAWRGSMHEHNEPGVGLPALDMIDLHAILLSSQVISGVLRVDELLKTMCDVILQTCGGSATLAAIVVQDSDESGWSLAASGDPERGASAHIPGLPLAGTSLVAENVILYCTRFREAVFIPDIVSDERFGNVSEAWLQRNVFSKAIIAIPICHGSKPLLGVLYLEGEPGSFTDRNVSVLQLLVNQIGISYSNALAMKAVEKVSAENVSMVALQKRALAKALEAETKAKHAEAEAKRNVKLAEEAAKAKSIFLANVSHELRTPLNGVIGNSELLKDSDLDKDQQEMADNIKVSAELLLTVINDILDFSRMEADKMKLYVIAFNPEEMVREVVRAVSYSNRQKTKQKNVKIIQDIDLPPMLIFGDPIRLHQVLGNLISNSLKFTEDGSITIGARVESETNDKATLLFRVQDTGIGIPQQQLVKLFQPFSQADTSTARKYGGSGLGLSICKSLIETMMKGKIQLDSQEGVGTTAWFKVTFDKAKSDVSAGDAQQMKSPPAIERSAFLAERDTSPNPFLDLTAIPKDQIRICIAEDNPINQKIAIQYAQRLGYTTVDAYENGLKAVEGLRQKARDGRPYHVVLMDVQMPVLDGYEATKMIRKDPIDVVRKILVIAMTASAIQGDREKCLAAGMNDYLAKPVRSEVLKKKLDTYVSPQVSIAPSPDAARSASTSPTYITTDLNGAGASFHLPVRENPAYSRPSGSSNNTVHSRASSDSRSAVDLGLVAETQSQAPSQKRSSRKLTKTRTSNESLPTEKPRTVLTKKAPQRQGTTSSTDENLKAENLPYQAANRNSVSSQGSSTRDKIFPG; from the exons ATGGACGGCACTGCCATCGGGTCGGAAGACCACTTCGACCCTCCGTCACGCCTGTTTGAGCGCCTCCGCCAGATCGCCGGTTACACCTGGGACGAGTCCAGACTCCCCTTCCACACATCTTACGACATCTG GCACGTATGCGGCACCAGATTTGTGTCGCCCTACCCaccgtcgtcctcttcgtcccaCCCCGCCTCGAGCCCCGGCTCGGCCGCAAGGCTACAGTCCGGCCGACCGTCGCCCTCCGAACATGCAAGCTCTTCGAGTCTTCACTCAGGCCTGCCCAGCGATGCCAGCAGCgacttctcggccgcctcgccccCCATAAACCCCTCCGGCGCCGCTGAGATATCATACGTAGAGGAGCCCGTGGTAGCCCGCGTCTCCTACCATGTGCTCCGCGAAGAGAGAGCCTTTCACATAGCCAAGAACCTGTTTGCCACGGCCGATCCCCAAGGGCACCACATTGTCAAGCCGCTCGACCTTATCCGCCTCGCCCCCCACCCGGGCGACCGCGGGTCCATCGTCGTCGCAATATATCAGCATCCTGGCCAGAATTACCTGTTCGACCTGATGGACATGGGGCCGGCGTTCTACAAGGCGAGAAAGGTGGACGACCGTTATGAGGCGTATCGAAGGACCAAATTCCGCCTGCAGCCCCCGATAGACCTGCAATACTTCCTCGACTTCGCCATCGGTGCAAGTCAGTGTCTTGAGATACTTCACTACGGCCAGGTAATAACGCATGGAGAGATCCGCCCGGACGCCTTCCACTTCAACATCGAGACCAACTCGGTCAAGCTGATCAACTTCGGTACCGGGACAAGGTCGTTCGAGGGTGGCCTGTCGAGTACGTCATGGTCGAGCTTGTCTAAGGAGCTGGGTGCGAAGAACAAGCTCCTCTACATCAGCCCCGAGCAGACAGGGCGCATGCCAGCGGAACCTGACAGCCGGACCGACATCTATTCGCTGGGCGTGGTATTCTGGACACTGCTCACGCAGCAGCCCGTGTTCGAGGGCGAGACACCACTAGACATCGTGCAGGGCGTTCTCGGCCGGAGGATTCCTAACCTGTCGCAGGTCCGGCTCGACATACCCGACGTGATCGGCCGCATCATACAAAAGTGCACGGCGAAGACCGTCGCAGATCGATACCACTCGGCTAGCGGCCTCAAGCACGACCTGCTCAAGGTGCAGCAGTTTCTGACTGACGGCGACTGGTTGGCGTTGAAGGAGTGGAAGATCGGCGAAAAGGACATCTCATCCTTCTTCATACTGCCCAGCATGATGATCGGGCGGCAGAAGGAAAGGGCAGACCTCGTTAGAGTGATCGAGCGGGTTGCCAAGACCCACTCGATGAATCAAAGGTCGCCAAACAACCGTTTCTCGGACGGTTCGCAACTCTCGGTCGAGCTCCCCGACTGCGGCGACCTGTCGAGCGAGGGCGCGAGCTCCGCGGAGGGCACCACCCGCCGTAGCGGCTCCTTCACGCATACTACCTCCTCTGATCCTAGGCAGTCGAGGGCTAGCTTTGTGCCGTCCGTCCTGTCCGACACCCAGACAATATCGGGTGACACCATCGCCTCGTCCAACTCGGGGCCGTTCGGGCGCATGACGAGACCGTGGGAGAGACAGTGGGAGAGGCACCAGTCAGTGTCCATCGAGACGCGgagcctcgccgacggcatcggcaCGCCCACGGATAGCAACCGGCTCAGTGCCGTTGAgtcatcgtcctcgagccTGTCCCGCCAGCTCGGCTCGGCCAAGTTCCGGAGGCGCGGGCATTGCGAGATCGTCCTCGTAGAGGGGGCGGGTGGCCTCGGGAAGAGCTGCCTCTACCAGTCCGttctcgccgaggccaggcGAAGAGGCTACTGCGCCACGGCCAAGTTCGATACGGCTCGCCGGACTGCTTTCGGGCCGCTGCTTAAGCTGCTGTCGTCCCTCTTCAAGCAGGTCTTTGGCGAGCGCAATACGGACACGCAGTTTCACCAGGCGCTGAAGCAGTATGTCCGTCCTGTGTGGCCGACGCTCCACAAGGTTCTCGGGCTTCCCGActtcctcatcggcgccctcgacacCTCCGTCCCCCGATCCGTCTCCATCACGCAAAGCGTGACCCAGACTCGCCATATCAGGGCCGGCCTCAAGAGACGCGGTTCGTCCCCAGGAAGCTCCCCTGGGCGCCTGACCAAGCCCGCAGTCATATCATCCCAGGCGTCCCAGGACTTCCTGCGAGCGGGCGGCGCGACCAAGACGATGCGTCTGATGAACACGTTTCTCGATGTGCTGCGCATGTTCACGTCCCACAAATTCATCTGCTTCGTGCTGGACGACCTTCATTttgccgacgacgagtcgATGGAGCTAATTACTCAGATCATTGGGGCGCGGATGAAGATGGTTGTCATCATTACCTACCGGCCAGAGGAGCTATCCCCCGAGCGGGTCCAGTCCATCATTCAAGCTCCCGAATCCGAAGGTGAGCAAGCCCGCCGCCCTTCGAGGACGGCGCTGTGTGCTAACGGAACGGCAGAATTCCCGCGATCGGGCGGCCCAGTCGTCACCCGCATCAAGCTGTCCCCTCTaggcgaggacgacatcATCCAATATGTGGCGACGACGCTGTGCAGgcccaaggaggaggttctCCCTCTGGCGCTCGTCATACAGTCAAAAACAGCAGGCAACCCGTTCTACATGCGCGAGATGCTCAGTGCGTGCTATAGGAAAAAGTGCATCTGGTACGACTACAGGGACAGCAACTGGCACTTTGACCTCGACAGACTGTTTGAGCACTTCAAGGGCGCGAGCGACTACGACATACTCGACACCGGCTTCATCACCCGCAGGTTGAACGAGCTGCCGCCCGCGTCTAGGGCAATGCTCGCCTGGGCTGCCCTGTTGGGGTCCTCCTTTTCTTTCGAGCTCATCTCCCGGCTCATGAGCGGCGAGTTCCAGtacgatgacgaagacgagaaCGAAACCATGTGTCGAGGAGTGGGCAACGAGCAATACCATGCGCGGTATTCCCAGCAGGAGGCGATTGACGGGCTGCAAGCGGCCGTGCAGGCCTACATCATCGTCCCCAGCGAGACGGACGACAGGTTCCGCTTTGCCCACGACAGATTTATAcaggcatcggcggcgttgaaggaGTGCAACGCTCGCAAGATGCACTTTGTCATTGCCCAGACTCTGTTGAAGTATTATTCGGCAGACCCTAGGGCCAAGGACAACACGGCCTCGCACATCTGCGAGTCTgtcgacatcatcaagaaGCGCATCCCCAGGCGTCAGTCGTACCGCAAACTGCTGTTCGAGTCCGCgcaggcggccgtcgagaaCTGTGCCCGTCCAACTGCTTCCAAACTATATAGCACAGCGGTTGCACTCCTCCAGCCCGACCCctgggacgacgagcttgagGACGTCTCCTATGACGAGACCATGCAGCTGCATTTGCGAGCTGCCGAATGCTACCTCTACATGGGCAACCATGCGGCAGCCAACGCCCTGCTAGAGAACGTCTTCCAATGTGCCCGCACACCTCTCGACAAGGCGCCTGCCTACGTTCTGCAGTCTAGAACCCTCGCGCAGAGCGGCAACGCCAAGGGAGCTCTCGCCTCCCTCAAGGAGTGCCTGCATGCACTGGACGTGGAATTCGACGATAACCCGACGTTCGAGAAGTGCGACGACCAGTTTGAGAAGATGTCTGTGAGGATACAAACCATGGACAAGAACGAGCTCATGAATCCGCCACAGTCACAAGATCCCGGCCTGCCGTCTGTCGGCGCAGTACTTGCCGAGACGGTCAGTGCCGCGTGGTGGAGCGACTATCTACGCTTCTACCACCTCTCTCTCGTCATGCTCGACCTGCATCTCACTCGCGGCGCCTTCCCGCAGTCCGGAATGGCGTTCCTCCACCTCGGTCTGATTGCCCTGGCCCGGTTCAACATGGTCagcttcgccgtcgaggtgggCAACGTCTGCATCGAGCTGCTTGACCGGTACCGCGATCCCTTCTCCATGGCTAGGGGCTACATGCTGTACGCCAACTTCATCGGGCACGTCCAGATCCCTGTGGCCGTGGCGCTGAGCCATCTGGAGGGCTCGGTCGACtacgcagcagcagccggcgATAGGATTTCCTCGATCCTGAGCTTCGGACTGGCGGCGCAGCTGAAGTTTTTTGCCAGCGAGAACTGCTCCGACTTGGAGGCCTTCTGCCGGTATGGCTGCGAAGAGATACCCAACTGGCAGCAAGACACGCGGGGGGGCACCCTTCTCATCTCGATCCGACAGGCGTGCCGTGCCCTGCAGGGGAAGACGCGCACCACCGAGTCACTCGAGGTCATGACCGACGAGCAGCACAGCTCGGCCAATTACAAGTTATGGCTGAGGGCCAACACGCAGAACGGCAACCGGTCGATTCTCTGGTACGAGAGCATCGAGATTGTGCCCCTGTTCATCTATGGGCACTACGACCGCGCCATCGAGATTGGCCAGGCGTGCTACGAAGCTATCCAAAACCTGTGGTCCGCCCGCAACAGCAGGCTGGTCATGTTTTTCTACGGCCTTGCACTCGCGGGAAGCATGGTCCGCAAGCTCAACGACCCCAGGCTAGACCCCGGCAGTCTGACCGACGAAACGGAGGACACTCTGCACAAGCTCCGCGAGCTGACCAAGAGGATCAAAGAGTGGGAGGTCTACACCGAGGTTAACTACATGTCATGGTCCAGGATCCTCGAGGCGCAAACTGCAGAATTGACGGGCGATTatggcggcgccgtcaagcTCTACGAAGAGGCTCTTGACAACGCTGAGGAGCACAACTACCTGttcgaggcggcgctgggCAATACGCTGATGGCGGGCACGCTCGTCAGACGCAAGGCCCGAAGGTTGGCTCGCTCTGCGCTCAGGGATGCCATTGCGTTCTACCGCCAGTTCGGggccgttgccgtcgccgaccgtctcgaggaggagcacgCTGTCCTGCTTCACAGTCCGGCACGAAACCCCAGGACGACGGACGTCGCCGTGCAGACCGACTTTgccggcgacagcggcacgGTCGACtaccgcgccgtcgagggcgaggaaggccCAGATGGGCTCCAGCAGTCCAACCAcaccgccatcgccgacattAAGGGCGAGCGGATCGGTGCGTGGCGCGGCTCAATGCACGAGCACAACGAACCCGGGGTAGGTCTGCCTGCACTCGATATGATCGATTTGCACGCGATCCTGCTCTCGTCTCAGGTCATCTCTGGCGTCCTCCGGGTCGACGAGTTGCTCAAGACCATGTGCGACGTCATCCTGCAGACCTGCGGCGGCTCGGCTACGCTCGCCGCCATTGTCGTCCAAGACTCGGACGAGTCTGGCTGGAGCCTCGCCGCCAGCGGCGACCCGGAAAGGGGCGCGTCGGCGCATATCCCAGGCCTGCCTCTGGCTGGCACCTCACTCGTCGCCGAAAACGTCATACTCTACTGCACCCGTTTCCGAGAAGCAGTCTTCATCCCCGACATCGTTAGCGATGAGCGGTTCGGCAACGTGAGCGAGGCCTGGCTGCAGCGGAACGTCTTCAGcaaggccatcatcgccatcccCATCTGCCACGGGTCCAAGCCGCTCCTCGGTGTCTTGTacctcgagggcgagccgGGCTCCTTCACCGACCGCAACGTCTCCGTCTTGCAGCTGCTGGTGAACCAGATCGGCATCAGTTACTCCAATGCCCTGGCCATGAAAGCCGTCGAAAAGGTCTCGGCAGAGAACGTGTCCATGGTCGCCCTGCAGAAGCGTGCCTTGGCTAAGGCTCTCGAGGCAGAGACCAAGGCCAAacacgccgaggccgaggccaagcgcAACgtcaagctggccgaggaggctgccaaggccaagtccatcttcctcgccaacgtCTCCCACGAGCTGCGCACGCCTCTCAACGGCGTCATAGGAAACTCGGAGCTGCTCAAGGACAGCGACCTGGACAAGGATCAGCAGGAGATGGCGGACAATATCAAGGTGTCTgcggagctgctgctgaccGTCATCAATGACATACTCGACTTTTCCAGAATGGAGGCCGATAAGATGAAACTCTACGTCATCGCCTTCAACCCCGAAGAGATGGTGCGCGAGGTTGTGCGCGCGGTGTCGTACAGCAACCGGCAAAAGACAAAGCAGAAGAATGTCAAGATTATACAGGACATCGACCTACCTCCCATGCTCATCTTTGGTGACCCTATCAGACTTCACCAAGTCTTGGGCAACCTTATTAGCAACAGTCTCAAGTTCACCGAGGATGGATCCATCACCATTGGCGCCCGCGTCGAGTCGGAAACCAACGACAAAGCCACCTTGTTGTTCAGGGTGCAGGATACGGGCATCGGCAtcccgcagcagcagctggtcaagctcttccagccgttcAGCCAGGCAGATACCAGCACGGCTCGCAAgtacggcggcagcggtctTGGTCTGAGCATCTGCAAGTCTCTGATTgagacgatgatgaaggGCAAGATCCAGCTCGACAGCCAAGAAGGCGTCGGGACGACGGCATGGTTCAAGGTTACGTTTGACAAGGCCAAGTCCGACGTATCTGCCGGCGACGCGCAGCAGATGAAGTCCCCGCCAGCCATCGAGCGCTccgccttcctcgccgagcgcGACACGTCGCCGAACCCGTTCCTGGACCTCACCGCCATCCCCAAGGACCAAATCAGGATCTGCATCGCGGAAGACAACCCCATTAACCAAAAGATAGCCATCCAGTACGCGCAGCGTCTGGGCTACACCACCGTCGACGCCTACGAGAACGGCCTGAAGGCTGTGGAGGGTCTACGGCAGAAGGCCAGGGATGGTCGGCCGTACCACGTGGTCCTCATGGACGTGCAGATGCCCGTGCTCGACGGCTACGAGGCGACCAAAATGATCCGCAAGGACCCAATAGACGTCGTGCGCAAGATActcgtcatcgccatgaCGGCATCGGCCATTCAGGGCGACCGCGAGAAGTGTCTGGCGGCGGGCATGAACGACTACCTAGCAAAGCCGGTGCGCTCCGAGgtgctgaagaagaagctggacaCCTACGTCAGCCCTCAGGTATCC ATCGCTCCGTCTCCCGATGCCGCACGCTCTGCTtccacgtcgccgacgtATATCACCACCGACCTCAACGGGGCCGGGGCCAGCTTCCATCTGCCCGTAAGGGAGAACCCGGCATACAGCCGTCCGTCGGgaagcagcaacaacacggTGCACAGCCGAGCATCAAGCGACTCAAGGTCCGCTGTCGATCTGGGCTTGGTAGCCGAGACACAATCGCAGGCGCCGTCTCAGAAACGTTCGTCGCGCAAGCTCACCAAGACACGCACCAGCAACGAGTCGCTGCCGACCGAGAAGCCGAGGACGGTGCTTACCAAGAAGGCGCCACAGCGCCAAgggacgacctcgtcgacggacGAGAACCTCAAAGCGGAGAATCTACCGTACCAAGCTGCAAACCGCAACAGCGTGAGCTCGCAAGGGTCAAGCACCAGAGACAAGATCTTCCCTGGTTAA